From the genome of uncultured Methanobacterium sp.:
AAGCACTCCTTCATGGGCTTCATGAACTGCACCTGGAACAACTCGCTCATAAGGTTGTGTTCCTAAATCTGGGTGTCCTCCATAAGGATCATGACGCACATCCCCCAGTAACTCTGTTTCACTGGCACCGGTTGCCTGTATGAAACTCTTACGCTCTAAGGGAACAATGATGTTTTTGGGTTTTTCTTCAACCATCTCCCTTCTTTTTTCCAGGGCATGCTGATCCAGTATTTTTATTTTGTCTCCATCAGCTCGTTCGTAAATCACCACTTCTTCCCTGCCATGATTCATTCGGGTGGTGGTAACCCTATCCTGAGGAATGTTTACTGGTCCGTTGTTCACTTCAAACATTCCTAAAAGATCGCCTAAGTTTTTTCTGCGGGCGTTGATATGAGAATATTTATCTACTCCACATTGAGGGCATATACTTTGATAGGCATTGGTGTAACTTTCACAGTTGGGACAACGAAATCCCAAACGTTCTGCTACCAGTTCAGGAACTTCCTGGGGGTTGACCAGATCACCTTCTGCCCTTTGTAAGTCCTTTATTTCACTTTCTCTTTCTTTCCGGGTTTTAATTTCCACAAAAGGTCTTTCTGGCCTTTCAGGATTGTGAACAACAGTTATTTCTTCTTGCGGTTCAGCCAGGTGAACTGAAATAGCCTGAGCCATGAGCGATTTTCCTATGCCCGGCGGACCCACCAGTAGGAGATTTCTACGTTGTTTAGCGGCTATTTTAACAAATTTTATAATGTCATCATGGCCAATTACTCTTTCCATGGGATCTTGAGGTATTTGAATATCTGCTGTGCTCTCGATATCTCTTAAAAATTCTTTTTTCATGTTTATGTACATGATCTGGCCTCAAAATTTTTTAAATCCATTGGTTCAAGTGAAGGATTGCTTAATTTAAAATAAATGATTAGTTTATAATAACTGAATTATTATGAATTAAAATAAACGATTTGACTGAAAATAAATGGGGGATAGCTACCCGGAGATTGTCCGGAATAGCTATCTTTAATTGGGTAGTTCCGAATGTTATACTCATTATTACCCATTACTGCAAATTTATTAGTTTTTAGGGTAATGTTTGTTTAACGGGTAATGATTTTAAGTGGGCTGGGTTTTTTTACTACCTCGCTCATTCGTACAGCTACAACCTGTTTTAATCCTTTTTCTTTGGCAATGTCAATGAGTCTCTGACTCACCACTCCATCGAATACCACAGCGTAAGCACCCTCATTTTGCAAAGATTTTATCTCATCATATAAGGATTCCACCCTCACTTCTTTGAGGATGTTTAAAGCATCATCCAGGATCTCTGCGTTTCCTGAACCTTCCACATCTTTGAGTATTCCCTTGAGCAATTTAACTTTATCAGGGGTTTTATCTACCTGTTTTTTTTCGGGTTTATCCAGTTTTATTCCCAGATCATGGTATATCTGTTCCACCGGTATTTTATCCCTTAACGCTACCATAACTTCATCTTTGGTGAGGTCTTCCACTTCTTTACCCCGTGGTGCACGGGTCACATAGTCTAGTTCCCCTACTTGCAGGAGTTCCTTGAGAATAAGGTCGCCACCACGGTCCCCATCTAAAAAGGCGGTTACTGTTTTTTTCTTGGTGAGTTCTGCCACTGTTTTGGGGACACTGACGCCTTCCACAGCTACGGCATTTTTAACACCGTATTTGAGTAGATTTAAAACATCGGCACGTCCTTCAACCACCAGAATTGCGTCGGAAGATGCTACATTAGGACCAGCGGGGAGTTTGTCATGGCCAAAGTCAGTGATTTCATGGATACGCATGGCCTCTTTAACCTCTTCAATCATTTTGAGGCTTTCAGGGGTGACCTCTTCCATCATTCCCTTGTAGAGTTCTTTGGCACGGTCCACTACTTTCCTTCTTTTAACAGCCCGGACATCTTCCACCTTGTTAACCTGTATGTATGCTTCACAGGGTCCCACTCTGTTTATGGTTTCTAGAGATGCAGCCAGGATGGCGGTTTCCACTCGGTCCAGACTGGATGGGATCACTATTTCTCCTTTGGATCTGCCTGCTTTGGAGTTGATATTTACTTTGATCCGGCCAATTCTACCGGTTTTTTGTAGCTCCCTTAAATCTAAATCATTACTTAACAGTCCTTCAGTTTGCCCGAAGATGGCACCCACCACATCCGGTTTTTCCACAATTCCGTTAGCATTTATTTGAGCATGAATAAGATATTTAGTTGTACTGATTTCTTCTTTAGTTCCCATTTTTGGGCCTCCATCAATGTATAGATACTGCTGATAAAATGAGGCTTAATCATGCAGCCTGAAGTATCAGTATCTGGATAATACTACTAATGATAGTAATACCATTGCCCACCAGATGGGTTTTCTTCAAGTTCCAGTTGTTCCAGGTGCCGAGGGAGGCTTTCGATATCCTTAATAAAACGACGGGTAATTCCCATAATGGTTCTCCTTAAATGGAGGTCCGGATGAGAACCGAGGCTTTGAATATCCTCTGATAATCTTTTGGCAAGTTGATTGCCTTTTCGATCAAAGTCAGTTAATATAACTACTCTTGATGATGATTGAGCTGCTATCTCCGCTATTTCAAAGAGTTTAAGACCTGAACCGGAAACTTTTATGAAATTACCATTTACCCCTAGTTCTCTCAAGGCCTTTTCATCCTTTTGACCTTCAATCAGAACTGGAATTCCCTGTTCCCCGTAGATTTTAAGCTCTTCGATTAAACTGGACAACTTTATAAAACTCATGTTAAACCTTTTGATGGTGCTAATAAGTATCTACAGAATATTATAACCCATCTCCTATATAAAATTGAAGTAATCAACAATACTTCTTTCCCACGAAAATTGTTTAATTGACATTATATGGCTTACTGTAGTTAATGTTAAGTTTTTTATTGATTTAAAGTTTTTTAAAATCGTTATAGTTCATTTAGATCAATCATGCGGATTTTAGAGTGATTATGTGCATAACGTTTTATAATATTCCCAATAAAGATTTATACATGGAGTTACACATGAAATTAAAAATAAAAACATGGACTACAAATAACTGGAGGGCCTAAATTGGCAAAAGGTCTTATTAGAATAGTTTTAGATATATTAAAACCACATGAACCAACTTTACCCCATTTTGCTAAATTTTTAAGCGAAGTAAGTGGTGTAGAAGGGGTCAATGTTACCCTCATGGAAATTGACAAGGAAACAGAAAACATTAAAGTCACTATGCAGGGTAACGACCTGAACTTTGATGAAATAAGTAAAGCCATCGAACAATATGGTGGTTCCATACACAGTATAGATGAAGTTGTGGCTGGAAAAACAATGGTTGAAGAAGTAACAACACCTCAGGACTGATTTAATGGTCAGAAAAATGGAAATTTCTGCTGAATCATTGTTAAGAGAATTTTCATCCCCGAAGATGGAAAAAAATATGGATTTTAATCTGAAAGATTTAGGTATTAGCACCTCCAACATTTCAGATGCCCTGAAAAATTTAACCGGTGAATACGGGGTTATTCCTGGTGTTAAACCAATCCAGGATGATCTAAAAATAAGCGGCAGGGTAGTTACTGTTAAAACACAACAGGATGATTGGGGAACCTCACTAAAAGCTGTTGAAACTGCTAAGGAAGGCGAAATTGTTTTCATATGCTGTGATGGAGATGACATTGGAGTTTGGGGCGAATTATTCAGTAAGTACGCTCAGAAAAAAGGAGTCCAATCCACAGTGATCTACGGTGCCATGAGGGATGTAGAAGCAGTAAGACAACTAAATTACCCTGTTTTTTCACGTTCTATAGTTCCCCATGCTGGAACACCCCGCTCTGAAGGAGAAATTCACATCCCCCTTGAATGTGGAGGAGTTAAAGTTAACAACGGAGACTGGATCTTCGGAGATGATGGTGGAGTAGTTGTAGTAGCTGAAGAAATTTTACAGAAAGTAATTTCAAAAGCACTTAAAATTAAAAAGCATGAAGATGAAATACTCCATCAAATTGAAGACGGAAGCTCTTTATCCGATATTTTAAGCATTTGAGTTGGGTTATGAATTAAAAGAGTTATGAATTAATTTGAATTAAAATTTTAGAAATTTGCATGTAACTTTGTCTGATTAATAATCTTGATCAATTTGAAGTGATAAGAGGATTATATCAGATTTAAATTATATTGAGATTTAAGGATTGATTAATTTTTATAGAGGGTGTTTAATGCAGGATACTTATGAAATCATTCTGAAACATAAATGGAAAATCATTGCCACATTTGCAGTAGCTGCTTTTTTGATCTTCGCCATGACTTTCCTCATAGGTTTCAATGATGTCATTACAACCCTTGAAAAGGCTAAATGGGATTGGATTGCCCTAAACTTTGTTCTAGAAGCAGGTATTATTTTGGTATGGGCTTTGAGGTGGAAGCTGATTCTGGATGTGGTGGATACTTCACCTAAATTCACCACTATTATAATGATGCTCCTGGCCAGTTTGTTTGGTAACAACGTCACTCCCAGTGCTGCAGGAGGAGAACCACTGCGTGCTTATCTTCTAAGGGAAGTAGAAGGAGTGCCATTTGAAATTGGATTTGCAACCTCCACTGCAGACCGGGTATTTGAATTTCTTCCTTTCGTTTTAATATCCATTATTGCTGCTCTTTTCTTGCTCAGCTGGGACATACCCCCATTAACTCGAATATTCGTCATTGCCATGATCATCGTATCCATTGTTATATTCGGAATACTCATCTATGCCGGTTTCAGGAAAGAAATCACTCAAAGAATTATTATTTCCCTTGCTAAATCCATTTATCCCACTGCGCTTCGTTTAAGTAAAAAAGACGTTTCATTTAATGAAATTAGAGAAAAAATAATATTCTACATTAATCGATTTTCTACCGGTTTTGTTACTGCCTTACAGGATCGAAATGTGTTCCTCATAGCTTTCATTTTATCCTTTGCCATGTGGGGTTTGGACATGCTAAGAATGTACGTGTGTTTCGGAGCATTAGGAGTATATCCTCCAGTATTGGCCCTGGTGATAATCTACACCATCGGTATCCTGATCAGCCTCTTACCATTACTCCCTGGTGCGTGGGGAATACGGGAAGCTACTTTAATCGGCCTTTTTGCAGTGGTTGGTGTTTCAGCAGATGTGGTGATGGCAGCCAGCCTAATAGATCGTTTAGCCAGCTATATTATTCCCACCATACTAGGTGCTCTTGCAGCACTCTACTATGGGCGCAAGGTTAAAAATAAAAGTGTTAACTTACCATCAACTGATTTATAGGGCATAGATTAGTGAAAAGTAGGATACTTTTAGTGATCTTTTTTATAAATTTTTATAAAGCTATCGAAAGATTTATATAGGATGTTCTGAAGAATAAGGGTATATAAGATTTTCGGTTTAGTGCATGAAGAAACTTGGAAGCATACTACATTTGTCAAACAGAGAGCGTGTTATACTCCGATCGAACCAAACACCCGCTCTAGGATTGTCTGTTTTTAACTCCCGTAAGGAGAAAATAGGGTTTATTCACGATGTCTTCGGACCCACCAAGGATCCGTATATCTCAGTGAAGATCCTTGCATCAATTTCTAAAAATTTTGAAAACAGTGTTGGAGAGACACTTTATGTGCCTAAACAAGCCAAGAAGAAATGGGGGCGACGGAAACGAAGCAAGAAATAGTTGAAAAAGTTCCTAAAACTATCAAAGAGAAGGTAGAAGTTTCAGGAAAAGAACAGATGAAGCAGGATATGTCTGAGATTGAAAAAATCGAGACAAAATGTCCAGAATGTGGATCTGAGAAGCTTATAAATGATCATGAACGTGGCGAAATCGTTTGTGGTTCCTGTGGTCTGGTTATCGATGACAGCTTGGTGGATATGGGTCCAGAGTGGAGGGCCTTCGACCATGAACAGCGTGATAAGAGGACCAGGGTAGGTGCACCTATCACTTACACCATACACGACAAGGGTCTTTCCACCATGATCGACTGGAGAAACAAGGATATCTACGGTCGGGACATTCCAGCCAGGAACCGAGCCCAGTGGTATAGGCTCAGGAAATGGCAGAGGAAAATCAGGATTTCCGGTGCAACTGAACGTAACCTGGCATTTGCATTAAGTGAACTGGACCGTGACTCATCTCGATTGGGACTTCCCAGAAGTGTGAGAGAAGCTGCATCAGTAGTATACCGTAACGCTGTGGAGAACAAACTCATCAGAGGAAGAAGCATTGAAGGAGTGGTGGCTGCATCACTTTACGCAGCATGCAGACGGTGTAATGTTCCACGAACACTGGATGAAATTGCAGAAGTATCCAGGGTGAGTAAAAAAGAAGTGGGTAGAACCTACCGTTTCCTGACCAGGGAACTGAATATCAAACTGCCTCCTACCAGTCCTGTGGATTACGTACCTCGTTTTGCCAGTGAACTCAACCTCTCTGGAGAAGTTCAATCCAAGGCTATTGAAATCATTGAAAAAGCCATGGAGAAAGGTTTAACCTCTGGAAGAGGACCTACAGGAGTTGCTGCCGCTGCATTATACATTGCCTCAGTTTTACTCGGTGAGAGAAAAACCCAGCGCGATGTAGCAGATATAGCCGGAGTTACTGAAGTTACCATACGTAACCGATACAAAGAACTCACAGAACAGCTGGATATGGGTGTAACACTTTAATGTGTAACACTCTAATTAATTTATTAAGTGACATGTGAGAAAGTACGAAGAAATACAAATCTTCTTTTATTCTCCTCTATTTTCACAAAATTTTAATTTTCAAAATTAACCTATAGCATTATATAAACTAAAACTGCAAAATGAATAAAACACCCAAAGATTCATGAACAATTTTTAATCATATGAAAAAAAAGGAGACCTATTATGCCAGTAGAATTTTATAAAAAAATAATGGAAATATCCAAGGTATTAGAAGAAAAAGGTGACGGAATTAGTTACATCCGTAATAAAAGCGATGCTTACACCATTGGAACTAAAAAATACAGCGAAGAGATTGCCAAATACCTTGATGAAAACGTTGAATCATGGGAAGGTAGTGAAGCCCAGTTAACCAAAAAGAAAGGTAAAAATAAACAGTTAAACGGTAAAAAAGTGGGTTACCTCTGGAAAATTCCGGTACCCCAGGACGAATAATTTTACCTATCACTTTTTTTTACTTATTTTAATTTTAACTTAATTAACTTTAGATAATTCTCTTCATTTGATTTTTTTGGACTTAAATTATTTTTTTGGGAACTTAAATTAACGTGCTAATTTAACCTATAATTTTAGTTTGATATTTTCTCAGTTCACCTTCTAAAGTTTACATTAACGAGTTTACCCTGCTACCCAAAAAACTGCAGTAATATCAGTTATAGGATCACCAGTGAACGTAGCACTTCTGTGAGTTTACAAGAAGGGAATTAATTCATTTTCATTTCAAACATTTTTTTCAACATATTTAAATTAGCAGAATATTGAATGAACATAACTATTTTCATAGTACTCTGCATAATCTGTGTAAAAGTTTATATACTTAAACTTTTAAACTTACATGTAAAAATGAAGGATATTGGAGGGAGGTTAAAAGATGAAAATAAAATTTTTGCCAATAGTGTTAATAGCACTAATAGCAGTTAGTGGACTCCAACCTATATTTGCCACAGGTCCACAACTAGAAGATACCAAAATAGCAGCAAAAAATGGTGAACCACTTCAAGATATTACTGTTACAGCAGGATCAGATATAGAGTTACAAGCTAGATTATACTGGTACTGGTATACAATTGATAACGTGAAGGCTGAATGGATTCCACAAATCTGCCGTTACTTGGACTTTTCTGTGAGTGACTCCAGCAACGACATCGTATGGAGTGACACCGCAATGACCAACTTTTTCACCGCTAATGCTAACCCCGACACATTTACACTCAATAAAGGTACCTACACCTTAAAAGTAAAATACGAAGGAAAACTAAAACCCTGTGAATCAACCACCAAAATCTACGTAGAATAGATAAGATCAGCACTCACTGAATTGACCTGATTTTATTTATTTTAATTTTTGTTAGGGAAATCAATTTAGACATTCAAATTCCCCTTGGATTTTTTATATTTCAAGTTCTTTCATATATTTACAATGAATTTCCATTTACAATGAATTCTAATAAAACAACATTGTAGAATTCATTATTCGATTATTTCCTGAACCCTTCCCACTCGCCCATCTTCAAGTCTAACCTTGATTCCATGAGGATGAGATGGAGAGCGTGTTAATAAATCTTTAACTATTCCTTTAGTTCTTTTTCCACTGCGCTGATCCTTTTTAAGTACAATGTAAACTTCCGATCCTTTTTTTATATCTTTTCTGTTTTTACCGTTCTTTTGACTCATATTTTTCATCTCTAAATCTTAAAGCCTCTAAAATTTAAAATTAAAAAAATCATTTATTCCTTCAAAATCATTCTATATCAGATCACTTACTTATCAAAAACACTTACATTATTCATCAATTCATCCAAATTACTTCCCAGATATATTATATTTATTTAACTGTTTTTTAAGCGCTTTGTATAAGTTTTCTGCCCCTACTATCTCTTCAGAACCCATAGCCCAGTTGGAGGGGTGTAGGATGAAAGGTTGGGATTGTTCACCACCTAAACCACCGTGACTACCCACCAGTTCTTCAAAGGCTGCAACTTCATTAGTTTCAGGATCATAGAAACTGTTAACCAGAATATCCGGGGCATATTTGAAACCATCAGTGCGCAGTAGATGTTTGTGGGCTCTTGGCCCAAATGGAGTTAAGGGATCTTTCCCTTCAATAGTTCCATCTTTAAGGTAATGGATTCCTTCTCCTCCAACTGCCATTGGTCCCTGTTCCTTTGAATTGACCATTACGAATCCTACTCCCTCGTGTTGAACCAGGCCAGGGATCAGATCAGGGTAAGTGGCTTTTATCTGTTCAAAGGTTAACCGTTCCACATGTTCAGTTAGGTAGATCAATCCAAGATTTCCGGATGCCAGTACAATAACCTGGGCATTCTCGGAAGATACTTGCGTTTTAGATGGTAGTTCCCCAATGTCGTGACGTTGCAGGTAATCTAGAACTTTCCCCTTGATCACTGGAGCTTCATCAACCTTCTTTACTGCTGTGTCAAATAGGTATCTACTTTCATCTACAACATGGTCGCTTCGATCCTTTATATAGACTTTACTATCTTCTATAGGACTCTGGATAGCCTGGCCAAAGTGGTCTTCATTGGATGAAAGTTCACTGTAGATCAGGGTTTCAGGGGGCATTAATTCCCGGACCAGATCCTCCAGACTCTGACCATACCTTTGCAGGAAGGTGGCTCCATTGGTTTGACCGTGATCAGATTGAACTACCAAATGGTAAGGGCGTGGTGCGTATTTTCGGGCGTTGTCCAACCGATGGAACTGCATATCCAGTTTTTTAAGAGCGTAAAACGCGTCCCAATCTCGGGTTCCAGAGTGATGGGCTATTTCATCATATCCAAGGTAGGTTACATAGGCAACATCAACTTTACCATCCAGCATGTCCCCAATAACCACTGCGGTT
Proteins encoded in this window:
- the dnaG gene encoding DNA primase DnaG, which translates into the protein MGTKEEISTTKYLIHAQINANGIVEKPDVVGAIFGQTEGLLSNDLDLRELQKTGRIGRIKVNINSKAGRSKGEIVIPSSLDRVETAILAASLETINRVGPCEAYIQVNKVEDVRAVKRRKVVDRAKELYKGMMEEVTPESLKMIEEVKEAMRIHEITDFGHDKLPAGPNVASSDAILVVEGRADVLNLLKYGVKNAVAVEGVSVPKTVAELTKKKTVTAFLDGDRGGDLILKELLQVGELDYVTRAPRGKEVEDLTKDEVMVALRDKIPVEQIYHDLGIKLDKPEKKQVDKTPDKVKLLKGILKDVEGSGNAEILDDALNILKEVRVESLYDEIKSLQNEGAYAVVFDGVVSQRLIDIAKEKGLKQVVAVRMSEVVKKPSPLKIITR
- a CDS encoding H/ACA ribonucleoprotein complex subunit GAR1, translated to MKKLGSILHLSNRERVILRSNQTPALGLSVFNSRKEKIGFIHDVFGPTKDPYISVKILASISKNFENSVGETLYVPKQAKKKWGRRKRSKK
- a CDS encoding ATP-binding protein, whose product is MYINMKKEFLRDIESTADIQIPQDPMERVIGHDDIIKFVKIAAKQRRNLLLVGPPGIGKSLMAQAISVHLAEPQEEITVVHNPERPERPFVEIKTRKERESEIKDLQRAEGDLVNPQEVPELVAERLGFRCPNCESYTNAYQSICPQCGVDKYSHINARRKNLGDLLGMFEVNNGPVNIPQDRVTTTRMNHGREEVVIYERADGDKIKILDQHALEKRREMVEEKPKNIIVPLERKSFIQATGASETELLGDVRHDPYGGHPDLGTQPYERVVPGAVHEAHEGVLFIDEIVHIAPLQRYILSAMQDKVFPIVGRNPQSAGSSVKVEDVPCDFIFVAACNIRDIQHILPPLRSRIQGEGYEILMRTTMPDNDENQAKMAQFVAQEIEMDGKIPHATKSAVEIIVEEAKRRARIIDDQKDSLTLRLRDLGGLLRMAGDMAVMDGSPLIEDKHINFAVKNAVSIEDQILERYQSFEQAMNNDLSTSQKMHSVRKGVPNDHVDRSYL
- a CDS encoding UPF0104 family protein, with the protein product MQDTYEIILKHKWKIIATFAVAAFLIFAMTFLIGFNDVITTLEKAKWDWIALNFVLEAGIILVWALRWKLILDVVDTSPKFTTIIMMLLASLFGNNVTPSAAGGEPLRAYLLREVEGVPFEIGFATSTADRVFEFLPFVLISIIAALFLLSWDIPPLTRIFVIAMIIVSIVIFGILIYAGFRKEITQRIIISLAKSIYPTALRLSKKDVSFNEIREKIIFYINRFSTGFVTALQDRNVFLIAFILSFAMWGLDMLRMYVCFGALGVYPPVLALVIIYTIGILISLLPLLPGAWGIREATLIGLFAVVGVSADVVMAASLIDRLASYIIPTILGALAALYYGRKVKNKSVNLPSTDL
- a CDS encoding YwbE family protein produces the protein MSQKNGKNRKDIKKGSEVYIVLKKDQRSGKRTKGIVKDLLTRSPSHPHGIKVRLEDGRVGRVQEIIE
- a CDS encoding DUF211 domain-containing protein, translating into MAKGLIRIVLDILKPHEPTLPHFAKFLSEVSGVEGVNVTLMEIDKETENIKVTMQGNDLNFDEISKAIEQYGGSIHSIDEVVAGKTMVEEVTTPQD
- a CDS encoding toprim domain-containing protein translates to MSFIKLSSLIEELKIYGEQGIPVLIEGQKDEKALRELGVNGNFIKVSGSGLKLFEIAEIAAQSSSRVVILTDFDRKGNQLAKRLSEDIQSLGSHPDLHLRRTIMGITRRFIKDIESLPRHLEQLELEENPSGGQWYYYH
- a CDS encoding RraA family protein translates to MEISAESLLREFSSPKMEKNMDFNLKDLGISTSNISDALKNLTGEYGVIPGVKPIQDDLKISGRVVTVKTQQDDWGTSLKAVETAKEGEIVFICCDGDDIGVWGELFSKYAQKKGVQSTVIYGAMRDVEAVRQLNYPVFSRSIVPHAGTPRSEGEIHIPLECGGVKVNNGDWIFGDDGGVVVVAEEILQKVISKALKIKKHEDEILHQIEDGSSLSDILSI
- a CDS encoding transcription initiation factor IIB, with amino-acid sequence MKQDMSEIEKIETKCPECGSEKLINDHERGEIVCGSCGLVIDDSLVDMGPEWRAFDHEQRDKRTRVGAPITYTIHDKGLSTMIDWRNKDIYGRDIPARNRAQWYRLRKWQRKIRISGATERNLAFALSELDRDSSRLGLPRSVREAASVVYRNAVENKLIRGRSIEGVVAASLYAACRRCNVPRTLDEIAEVSRVSKKEVGRTYRFLTRELNIKLPPTSPVDYVPRFASELNLSGEVQSKAIEIIEKAMEKGLTSGRGPTGVAAAALYIASVLLGERKTQRDVADIAGVTEVTIRNRYKELTEQLDMGVTL